The Calypte anna isolate BGI_N300 chromosome 2, bCalAnn1_v1.p, whole genome shotgun sequence genome includes a window with the following:
- the FERD3L gene encoding fer3-like protein — protein MSASLFPAHQRSGLLDELQGRAPQEPCPEGFLGTSVLDFVADFSLGSPQTPPRAGQSLELCEVTSGPPFGDSALSLREGIARALPLAAFGDGDPEDEEEDEEEERMRSASLLDRPRRKRVITYAQRQAANIRERKRMFNLNEAFDQLRKKVPTFAYEKRLSRIETLRLAIVYISFMTELLDGCSRQETS, from the coding sequence ATGTCAGCCAGCCTCTTCCCAGCCCACCAGCGCTCGGGGCTGCTGGATGAGTTGCAGGGCAGAGCCCCGCAAGAGCCCTGCCCAGAGGGATTTCTGGGCACCTCGGTGCTGGATTTTGTGGCCGACTTCTCTCTAGGCTCCCCACAGACCCCTCCTCGAGCCGGGCAAAGCCTGGAACTCTGCGAGGTCACGTCCGGGCCTCCCTTCGGGGACAGCGCCTTGTCTCTCCGGGAAGGGATAGCTCGAGCGCTGCCCCTGGCTGCCTTCGGAGACGGAGATCctgaagatgaagaagaggacgaggaagaggagaggatgCGGAGCGCCTCCCTCCTAGACAGACCCAGGAGAAAGCGGGTTATCACCTACGCTCAGCGTCAGGCTGCCAACATACgggagaggaagaggatgtTCAACCTCAACGAGGCGTTTGATCAGCTGAGGAAGAAGGTCCCCACCTTCGCCTACGAGAAAAGGCTCTCCCGGATAGAGACATTGCGCCTGGCCATAGTGTACATCTCCTTTATGACTGAGCTCCTGGAcggctgcagcaggcaggagacGAGCTAG